One stretch of Arachis duranensis cultivar V14167 chromosome 1, aradu.V14167.gnm2.J7QH, whole genome shotgun sequence DNA includes these proteins:
- the LOC107471123 gene encoding putative F-box protein At1g67623, which yields MRNKNKNMQRPIFKKKNKPSSSSTIKSLPKELLVEIVASVASHSIIDLHNVKKSCKDFLEAAEDNYVYRRVSLDKFSFIPRFSNDKELLFLKRCKENQNTESLYREGLRECLWNGNAEGLRLLDMAAKEGHKEAKYVYGIILLYSSRQDEKLIELGLRHLRFLRESKCVVRTRKKVEEFVRIIMWKNNGMIISWVNRKLPLCPFKNTCKGWRVKKGRWTLHDDDDDDIFIDSCEYCRWDYELKFLAFMD from the coding sequence ATGAGaaacaaaaacaagaacatgcaaCGACCaatttttaagaagaagaataaaccATCCTCTTCTTCAACCATAAAATCACTTCCGAAAGAATTATTGGTAGAGATAGTTGCAAGTGTAGCCTCTCATTCTATCATTGACCTCCACAACGTGAAGAAGAGTTGTAAGGATTTTCTTGAAGCTGCGGAAGACAACTATGTTTATCGGCGAGTCTCTCTGGACAAATTTTCTTTCATTCCAAGGTTTTCCAACGATAAAGAATTGTTATTCTTGAAGCGTTGTAAGGAAAATCAAAACACAGAAAGCTTGTATAGAGAAGGGTTGCGAGAATGCTTATGGAATGGAAACGCTGAAGGTCTTAGGCTTTTGGATATGGCGGCTAAAGAGGGTCATAAAGAAGCAAAATATGTGTACGGCATAATCTTGTTGTATTCATCAAGACAAGATGAAAAATTGATAGAATTAGGGTTACGGCATTTGCGTTTCTTGAGAGAATCTAAGTGTGTTgtaagaacaaggaaaaaggtagaagaattcgtTAGAATAATAATGTGGAAAAATAATGGAATGATTATTAGTTGGGTAAATAGAAAATTACCTTTATGTCCCTTCAAGAACACATGCAAAGGGTGGAGAGTGAAAAAAGGACGATGGACATTACATGATGATGACGACGATGATATTTTTATTGACTCGTGTGAATATTGTAGATGGGATTACGAGTTAAAGTTCTTAGCTTTTATGGATTGA